The Populus alba chromosome 4, ASM523922v2, whole genome shotgun sequence genome contains a region encoding:
- the LOC118033060 gene encoding GDSL esterase/lipase At5g45950, translated as MHSRVPMVTVLALMALMPLFSGAVDIRQLRQLTAKHNVTCVLVFGDSSVDPGNNNRLPTTVKGNFPPYGKDFFDRRPTGRFSNGRLATDFIAEAIGYTKIIPAFLDPNLKPTDLLHGVSFASAASGYDDLTANLSQVLPVSKQLEYLKHYKLHLSRLVGVKKAQNIVNNAIFLLSMGTNDFLQNYYLEPNRPKQFNVEQYQNFLASRMFEDIKEMNRLGATRVVVVGVPPLGCMPLVRTLAGQNTCVESYNQAAWSFNAKIKEKLAILKKTIGIKDAYVDCYGVIQNAINNPKKFGFVETSKGCCGSGTIEYGDTCKGMTTCADPSKYAFWDAVHPTEKMYRILADEAIASLDGALID; from the exons ATGCATTCAAGAGTTCCAATGGTGACGGTTCTAGCATTAATGGCACTGATGCCACTGTTCTCAGGAGCAGTGGACATTCGTCAATTAAGGCAATTGACAGCGAAACACAATGTGACTTGTGTTCTCGTCTTTGGAGACTCAAGCGTTGATCCTGGCAACAACAACCGCCTTCCAACGACCGTGAAGGGCAACTTTCCTCCTTATGGGAAGGACTTCTTTGACCGTCGCCCCACTGGAAGGTTCAGCAATGGAAGACTTGCCACAGATTTCATAG CTGAGGCAATTGGTTATACGAAGATAATTCCAGCCTTTCTTGATCCTAATCTGAAGCCAACAGATTTGCTTCATGGTGTTAGTTTTGCTTCTGCTGCTTCTGGTTATGATGACCTTACTGCTAATCTCTCA CAAGTGTTGCCGGTTTCCAAGCAGCTAGAGTACTTGAAGCACTATAAGCTCCATTTGTCTCGGTTGGTAGGTGTAAAGAAGGCACAAAACATCGTAAATAatgctatttttcttttgagtATGGGCACCAATGACTTTCTCCAGAACTACTACTTGGAACCAAATCGCCCCAAGCAATTCAATGTTGAACAGTACCAAAATTTCTTGGCATCAAGGATGTTCGAGGACATTAAG GAAATGAATAGACTGGGGGCCACAAGAGTGGTGGTTGTCGGGGTCCCTCCGCTGGGATGCATGCCACTCGTCAGGACCCTGGCGGGCCAGAATACCTGTGTCGAGAGCTATAACCAAGCAGCCTGGTCATTCAACGCGAAGATAAAAGAGAAACTGGCTATTCTCAAGAAAACAATAGGGATTAAAGATGCTTATGTTGATTGCTATGGTGTCATACAAAATGCAATCAACAACCCAAAGAAATTTG GATTTGTGGAAACTTCAAAAGGTTGCTGTGGATCAGGAACTATAGAATATGGGGACACATGCAAAGGCATGACCACATGTGCTGATCCATCAAAATATGCGTTTTGGGATGCTGTTCATCCTACAGAAAAAATGTACCGGATCTTAGCTGACGAGGCTATAGCATCTCTTGATGGAGCACTCATAGACTAA
- the LOC118033061 gene encoding peroxidase 19 gives MHTTIMPALSSSSSSSSSSSSSSSSSICIFLLVFLLVVRASHCAAKATSSTRPPRQLSVDYYARKCPQLEQLVGSVTSQQFREAPVSGPATIRLFFHDCFVEGCDASILISTNPGSKELAEKDAEDNKDLRVEGFQTISKAKDLVERKCPGIVSCADILAIAARDYVHLAGGPYYQVKKGRWDGKISMASRVPYNIPRANFTIDQLLKLFNSKGLTLEDLVVLSGAHTFGFAHCKQFVSRLYNYRGTKQPDPGMDPRLQKALTMSCPQFGGNSDIIAPFDVTTPFLFDHAYYGNLEAKLGLLASDQALFSDPRTKPLVLQLGQDKKRFFQAFSIAMEKMGSIGVKRGRRHGETRRVCSMHT, from the exons ATGCATACAACAATCATGcctgctctttcttcttcttcttcttcttcttcttcttcttcttcatcttcttcttcttctatttgcaTTTTCTTGCTTGTTTTCTTACTTGTTGTAAGAGCCTCACATTGTGCAGCGAAAGCCACCAGCAGCACTCGCCCTCCACGCCAATTATCTGTTGATTACTATGCTAGAAAGTGCCCTCAACTTGAGCAACTTGTTGGTTCTGTCACTTCCCAACAGTTCAGAGAAGCACCGGTCTCAGGGCCAGCCACCATTCGCCTGTTCTTTCATGACTGCTTTGTAGAA GGCTGTGATGCATCAATATTGATATCAACAAACCCTGGAAGTAAAGAGTTGGCAGAGAAGGATGCAGAGGACAATAAGGACTTGAGGGTGGAGGGGTTTCAGACTATAAGCAAGGCCAAGGACCTGGTGGAGAGAAAGTGCCCTGGTATTGTTTCTTGTGCAGACATTCTTGCAATTGCAGCCAGAGATTATGTCCACCTT GCAGGAGGTCCTTATTACCAGGTGAAGAAAGGGAGGTGGGATGGGAAAATATCAATGGCATCTAGGGTTCCATACAACATCCCTCGTGCAAATTTCACCATTGATCAACTACTAAAACTCTTCAACTCTAAAGGACTAACACTTGAGGACCTAGTCGTTCTTTCTGGTGCTCATACTTTTGGATTTGCTCACTGTAAGCAATTTGTTAGCCGACTCTACAATTACCGTGGCACTAAACAGCCTGATCCTGGCATGGATCCAAGGCTACAAAAAGCTCTTACAATGTCCTGCCCACAATTCGGTGGGAATTCAGACATTATTGCACCATTTGATGTTACCACTCCATTCTTGTTTGATCATGCTTATTATGGGAATTTAGAGGCTAAACTGGGGTTGTTGGCCTCGGACCAAGCTCTATTTTCGGACCCAAGAACCAAGCCCTTGGTTCTACAATTAGGACAGGATAAGAAAAGGTTCTTCCAAGCATTTTCAATAGCTATGGAGAAAATGGGCTCAATTGGTgtgaaaagaggaagaagacatGGCGAGACGAGGAGAGTTTGCAGTATGCATACATAa